The Vibrio echinoideorum DNA window ACTGATGAAGACTTTGCTCGAATTCAAGCATGCCAAGATAAGATTCATGGTGCGCAAGATAAAGGTGATATTGAAGCCGAATCTGCAGCGGTGATGGCTTTTCTTATTGCTTTGACAGAGGCAGCGCACAATGTGGTGTTATTGCACATTGTTCGTAGTTTGGCTCCGTTACTCGAACAAAACGTCTTAGAAAATTTAAAGCTGTTGCATCGTCGTAAAGACGTTGTGGAGAAAGTGAGTATACATCGAGCTAACATTGTAGATGCGATCGTTTCAGGGCAGCCAGAACAGGCACGTGAAATGTCACATTCTCATTTAGCTTACATCGAAGAAACATTGCTGGATTTGACCAAAGAAGAATCGCGTCGCGAACGTTCTTTACGTCGAATTCAACAGGGTAAATAGCCGTAATACTTCGGCTTTTTACGTGTTTAGTAGAATCCAACTAACAAAAAGGATAGATCGCCATGTCTGACATGAAGCATGACGTTGATGCTCTGGAAACTCAAGATTGGTTAGAAGCTCTTGAGTCAGTAGTACGTGAAGAAGGTGTAGAACGTGCACAGTATTTACTAGAACAAGTTCTAGATAAAGCGCGTTTAGATGGTGTTGATATGGCTACAGGCATCAACACAAACTACATCAACACAATTCCAGCAGCACAAGAGCCAGCTTACCCTGGTGACGTAACTCTTGAGCGTCGTATTCGTTCGATTATTCGCTGGAACGCAATCATGATTGTATTGCGTGCTTCTAAGAAAGACCTAGACCTTGGTGGTCACATGGCTTCTTACCAGTCAGCTGCTGCGTTCTACGAAGTATGTTTCAACCACTTCTTCCGTGCTCCAAATGAGACGGACGGTGGCGATCTAGTTTATTACCAAGGTCACATCTCTCCAGGTATCTACTCTCGTGCATTCGTTGAAGGTCGTCTAACTGAAGAACAGCTAGATAACTTCCGTCAAGAAGTTGATGGTAAAGGTATCCCTTCTTACCCGCACCCGAAACTGATGCCTGAGTTCTGGCAGTTCCCGACAGTATCTATGGGTCTTGGCCCTATCTCTGCTATCTATCAAGCGCGCTTCCTTAAGTATCTTGACGGCCGTGGCCTGAAAGAAACTTCAGCGCAACGCGTATACGCGTTCCTAGGTGACGGTGAGATGGATGAGCCAGAATCACGCGGTGCTATCTCTTTCGCTGCGCGTGAGAAGCTAGATAACCTATGTTTCCTAATCAACTGTAACCTACAGCGTCTAGACGGCCCTGTAATGGGTAACGGTAGCATCATTCAAGAACTTGAAGGCCTATTCAAAGGCGCAGGTTGGAACGTTGTTAAAGTTATCTGGGGTAGCAACTGGGATTCACTACTGGCTAAAGACACGACTGGGAAGCTTCTTCAACTAATGAACGAAACTATCGATGGTGACTACCAGACATTTAAATCTAAAGATGGCGCATACGTACGTGAGCACTTCTTTGGTAAGTACCCAGAAACAGCTGCACTAGTTGCAGACATGACTGATGACGAAATCTTCGCTCTTAAGCGTGGTGGTCACGATTCTTCTAAACTGTTTGCTGCATTCAACAATGCCCAAGAGACAAACGGTAAGCCAACTGTAATCCTAGCTAAGACTGTTAAAGGTTACGGTATGGGTGATGCAGCTGAAGGTAAGAACATTGCACACGGTGTTAAGAAAATGGACATGACTCATGTTCAACACCTACGTGATCGCCTAGGCCTAGAAGACATCCTTTCAGATGAGAAGATCGTTGAGCTTCCTTATCTGAAACTGGAAGAAGGTACGCCTGAGTATGAATACATGCATGCTCGTCGTAACGCGCTACACGGCTACACGCCTAAGCGTCTTCCTAAGTTTACTCAAGAGTTCAAGGTTCCAGAGCTAGACGCATTCGCACCTCTACTCGGTGAGCAGAAGCGTGATATCTCTACAACTATGGCTTATGTACGTACGCTAAACATCCTTCTTAAAGATAAGAACATTGGTAAGAACATTGTTCCTATCATCTGTGATGAAGCTCGTACATTCGGTATGGAAGGTCTATTCCGTCAGGTTGGTATCTACAACCCACACGGTCAAGAATACACACCTGAAGATAAAGGCATCGTTTCTTACTACAAAGAAGCAACGTCTGGTCAAGTTCTTCAAGAAGGTATCAACGAACTAGGTTCTATGGCTTCATGGGTTGCTGCTGCAACTTCATACAGCACAAACGATCTACCGATGATCCCGTTCTACATCTACTACTCAATGTTCGGTTTCCAACGTATTGGTGACATGGCATGGCTAGCAGGCGACCAACAAGCTCGTGGCTTCCTACTAGGTGCTACTGCGGGTCGTACAACACTGAACGGCGAAGGTCTACAGCACGAAGATGGTCACTCGCACATTCAAGCGAATACGATCCCTAACTGTATCTCTTACGACCCAACGTTTGCTTACGAGCTAGCGGTTATCATGCAAGACGGTATCCGTCGCATGTACGGTGAGAATCAAGAGAACGTTTACTACTACCTAACAGTAATGAACGAGAACTACGCAATGCCAGCAATGCCAGAAGGCGCTGAAGAAGGCATTCGTAAGGGTATCTACAAGCTTGAATCTCACGCTGGTGCTAAGGGCAAAGTTCAACTAATGAGCTCTGGTACTATCATGAACGAAGCGCGTAAAGCCGCTGAAATTCTAAGCGAAGAGTACGGCGTAGCCTCTGACGTATTCTCTGTAACGTCGTTCAACGAACTAACTCGTGACGGCCAAGCGGTAGAGCGTGACAACATGCTTCACCCAGAAGCTGAAGATAAAGTACCGTACATCACGACTGTTCTTGGTGCAGAACCTGCAATCGCAGTGACTGACTACATGAAGAACTATGCTGAGCAAGTACGTGCGTACATGCCAACTGAGTCTTACAAAGTACTTGGTACAGATGGTTTCGGCCGTTCTGACAGCCGTGCAAACCTACGTCGTCACTTCGAAGTTAACGCTGGCTACATCGTAGTTGCAGCTCTAACTGAACTGGCTAAACGTGGTGATATCGAGAAGTCTGTAGTTGCACAAGCAATTGCTAAGTTCGATATCGACACTGAAAAAACTAACCCGCAATACGCATAAGACTGGCATTAAGGTAGGTAAATACAATGACAATCGAAATTAATGTACCAGACATCGGTGCTGACGAGGTTGAAGTAACTGAGATTCTTGTAAACGTTGGCGACAAGGTTGAAGAAGAGCAGTCACTGATCACTGTTGAAGGCGACAAAGCTTCAATGGAAGTTCCTGCGTCTCAAGCGGGTATCGTTAAAGAAATCAAGATTTCAGAAGGTGATTCTGTTTCTACTGGTTCTCTTATCATGATCTTCGAAGCGGAAGGTGCTGCAGCAGCACCGGCTGCGCCAGCAGTTGAAGCGGCGGCACCAGTTGCAGCTGCTCCTGCAGCGGCGGCCCCTTCTGTTGCGAACGAACTGAAAGAAGTTCACGTTCCTGATATCGGCGGTGATGAAGTTGAAGTAACTGAAATCATGGTAGCTATTGGTGACGCAGTAGAAGAAGAGCAATCTCTTCTTACTGTTGAAGGTGACAAGGCTTCAATGGAAGTACCTGCACCATTCGCTGGTATCGTTAAAGAAATCAAGATCGCTTCTGGTGATTCAGTATCTACTGGTTCTCTAGTAATGGTATTTGAAGTGGCAGGTTCTGGCGCACCAGTTGCAGCCGCTCCAGCAGCATCTGCTGAGAAAGAAGTGAACGTTCCTGATATCGGCGGCGACGAAGTAGAAGTTACTGAAATCATGGTAGCGGTTGGCGATACAGTAGAAGAAGAGCAATCTCTAATTACTGTTGAAGGCGACAAAGCTTCAATGGAAGTTCCTGCACCCTTCGCTGGTACAGTGAAAGAAATCAAGATTGCAGCTGGTGATACAGTGTCAACTGGCTCTCTAATCATGACTTTCGTTGTTGAAGGCGCAGCGCCTGTAGCGGTAGCTGTTTCAGCTCCAGCACAAGCAGCAGCTCCAGCGGCGGCATCGGCTCCTAAAGCTGAAGCAGTAGCTCCAGCAGCTGGCGACTTCCAAGAGAACGGTGACTACGCGCACGCATCTCCAGTCGTTCGTCGTCTTGCTCGTGAATTTGGCGTTAACCTTTCTAAGATTAAAGGTACTGGTCGTAAGAGCCGTATCCTTAAAGAAGACGTTCAGTCTTACGTTAAAGATGCACTTAAGCGTTTAGAGTCTGGTGCTGCAGCATCTGGCAAAGGCGGCGACGGTTCTGCTCTTGGTCTACTACCATGGCCAAAAGTTGACTTCAGTAAGTTCGGCGAAACTGAAATTAAGAAGCTTTCTAAAATTAAGAAAATTTCTGGCGCTAACCTACACCGTAACTGGGTAATGATCCCGCACGTTACACAGTGGGACAACGCAGACATCACTGAGCTAGAAGCATTCCGTAAAGAACAGAACGCAATCGAAGCGAAGAAAGACACTGGCATGAAGATCACTCCACTTGTGTTCATCATGAAAGCTGTTGCGAAAGCACTAGAAGCATTCCCAGCATTTAACTCTTCTCTTTCTGACGATGGCGAAAGCATCATTCTTAAGAAGTACGTAAACGTGGGTATCGCTGTTGATACACCAAATGGTCTAGTTGTTCCTGTCTTCAAAGACGTGAACAAGAAAGGCATTTACGAGCTATCTGAAGAACTAATGGTTATTTCTAAGAAAGCGCGTTCAGGCAAGCTGACAGCGGCAGACATGCAAGGCGGTTGTTTCACAATCTCTAGCCTTGGTGGTATTGGCGGTACTGCATTTACTCCAATCGTAAATGCTCCAGAAGTAGGTATCCTAGGTGTATCTAAGTCTGAGATTAAGCCAGTTTGGAATGGTAAAGAGTTCCAACCACGTCTACAGCTTCCACTTTCTCTATCATACGATCACCGCGTGATCGATGGTGCTGAAGGTGCACGCTTCATTACTTTCCTAAACAGCGCACTATCTGACATTCGTCGTCTAGTACTGTAATTGAGAAAGTAATTATTAAGGTGACTTTCGGGTCACCTTAATTCTTTATATAAAGACTATTTTTAGAGAACAGTTTCCGGCATTTCTCATAAACTGCGGGGGAATTGTTGTCTAGCTCACAGGCTAACTTAAAGCTACTTTCACACTGTTAACATCTCTGTAAAATGTTTCCTGTTTGAAAGCCCAATAATTTTAAGAACATCTACTCAGCCTGTTAGGGATAATGACTACAAGAGGTCACAATGAGCAAAGAAATTAAAGCCCAAGTTGTTGTACTTGGTTCAGGTCCTGCTGGCTACTCAGCGGCATTCCGTTGTGCGGATTTAGGTCTAGAAACAGTACTAGTTGAACGTTACAGCACTCTTGGTGGTGTATGTCTAAACGTTGGTTGTATTCCATCAAAAGCACTTCTTCACGTTTCTAAAGTAATTGAAGAAGCAAAAGCGATGGCAGAGCACGGCGTTGTATTCGGCGAGCCACAAACGGACATCAACAAAGTTCGTATCTGGAAAGATAAAGTAGTTGATCAACTGACTGGCGGTCTTGGCGGTATGGCTAAGATGCGTAATGTTACTGTTGTTAACGGTTTCGGTAAGTTTACTGGTCCTAACAGCATCGAAGTTGTTGGCGAAGAAACGACAACAATTAACTTTGATAATGCAATCATTGCAGCGGGTTCTCGCCCAATCAAACTTCCGTTCATTCCACATGAAGACCCACGTATTTGGGATTCTACGGATGCACTAGAACTAAACGAAGTACCAGAAAAACTGCTTATCATGGGCGGCGGTATCATCGGTCTTGAGATGGGTACGGTTTACCACTCTCTAGGTTCTAAAGTTGAAGTTGTTGAGATGTTCGATCAAGTTATCCCAGCTGCGGATAAAGACATCGTTAAAGTCTTCACTAAACGCATCAAGAACAAGTTCAAGCTAATGCTTGAAACTAAAGTGACTGCTGTTGAAGCGAAAGAAGACGGCATCTACGTTTCAATGGAAGGCAAAAAAGCACCAGCTGAAGCTGAGCGCTACGACGCTGTTCTTGTTGCTATCGGTCGTGTTCCAAACGGTGCACTTATCGACGCTGAAAAAGCGGGTATCGAAGTTGATGAGCGTGGTTTCATCAATGTTGATAAGCAAATGCGTACTAACGTTCCTCACATCCACGCGATCGGTGACGTTGTTGGTCAACCAATGCTTGCTCACAAAGGTGTGCATGAAGGTCACGTAGCTGCTGAAGTTATCTCTGGTAAGAAGCATTACTTCGATCCTAAAGTAATTCCATCAATTGCGTACACTGAGCCAGAAGTTGCTTGGGTAGGTAAGACTGAGAAAGAAGCGAAAGCGGAAGGCCTGAACTACGAAGTTGCTACTTTCCCTTGGGCTGCTTCTGGTCGTGCAATCGCTTCAGACTGTGCAGACGGTATGACTAAGATGATCTTCGATAAAGATACTCATCGCGTAATCGGTGGTGCTGTTGTTGGTACTAACGGTGGTGAACTTCTTGGCGAAATCGGCCTAGCAATCGAAATGGGTTGTGATGCAGAAGATATCGCACTGACTATCCACGCTCACCCAACTCTACATGAGTCTGTTGGTCTAGCTGCGGAAGTATTCGAAGGTTCAATCACTGACCTTCCAAACAAAAAAGCAGTGAAAAAGAAGAAGTAATTCTTTTTTAGCCACTCGCTAATGTTTCTAAAAGCCGTTGATTCGTCAGCGGCTTTTTTGTATCTGTTGGGAAGGGCACTACGCTCTGAGATTAGAGTGTGCTCGCATCGGGATACGAAAGGACAACACATCAAGGTGGACGGAAATAAAAAAGGATTGACGCAGTACGTCAATCCTTTAGTTTTATTCGAATCTACTTATAAATACACAACATGTTCAGGTAGCTGTCTGTCAGGTTAGACAGCTCTTCATTTGTTTCTACACGTTTCGCTTGAATGAATAGTGAGTAGCAAATGCCGTGGAACAGATTCGCAAGATGCTTAGGATCGTGATCGTCACAAACTTCGCCACGCTCAATCGCTTTGCTAAACATGTTTTGTACTAACATTTGGTTAGTGCGGTTGGTTGTTACGAATAGAGGCCATACTTCATCACGAGTAGACGCACTCCATTCGAACCACACATTCAGCCAATGGCAATCGTGAGCCACCAAAGTCACCATTTCAGTCGCAATATTATGTAAGTTCTCTTTTGCGTGAATATCGAGATCGATATTGTCTGAAAGGAAGTTCGAGAATTGGCGAACCACGTGATTAAGCACTTCATCAACAAGATCTTCACGAGTTGGGAAGTAGTTAAATACGGTTGCCACTGATACCTGAGCAATGTCTGCTATATCAGCATGTCCACCGCGGCCAATGCCACGACGAGAGAACACCTCAAGTGCGATTTCCATCAATTGAAGTTTTCTTTTTAAGGGTGAAAGCCTAGTTCTAGGTCTCTTAGATATTGAGTCCATTTTGTTTTCCTTGCCAACGAATTTTTTATATTAATGATTTTATTATTATTTAAGCCAAGATGAGTGTAATGGTGCATATGCAAATGGTCAATCCTTTGAGCTTCTTTTATAGACAGTTACGTCAAACTTGATACATAAAGCGTGATCAGTATGGATGAGAAAGAAAGCGAGTATTGGATAAGGCATCTGTGCACATTTCACTGAGAATCTAACAGTAAATTCGAACCATAAGGTGGTGTGGGTATTTGAGCAATGCTAGACTTACGCACGAAATGAGCGGCACCAATGGCAGAACTGTCTAAACTTGTCGCAATCACCAAATAAAATGAGAGCAGTATGAAGCATACAGTTGAAGTCATGATCTCTGAGCAAGAAGTTCAGGATCGAGTGAACGAACTAGGTAAACAGATCACGGAGCACTACAAAGGTAGTGAAGATCTTGTTTTAGTTGGCTTATTACGTGGATCTTTTGTCTTTATGGCAGATCTTGCTCGTGCTATCGATTTAACTCACCAAGTTGATTTCATGACCGCGTCTAGCTACGGCAATGGCATGGAAAGCTCGCGTGATGTACGTATTCTGAAAGATCTTGATGATGATATTCAAGGCAAAGACGTTCTACTTGTAGAAGACATTATCGATACAGGTAATACTCTGACTAAAGTGAAAGAGATTCTGAGCCTACGTGGTCCTAAATCTATCGAAATTT harbors:
- the pdhR gene encoding pyruvate dehydrogenase complex transcriptional repressor PdhR, translated to MAYQRIRQPKLSDVIEQELERLIVEGTLAPGQQLPPERELAKQFDVSRPSIREAIQRLEAKRLLTRRQGGGTFVSENIWKSFSDPLLNLLSSHSETQLDLLESRHAMEGISAYFAALRGTDEDFARIQACQDKIHGAQDKGDIEAESAAVMAFLIALTEAAHNVVLLHIVRSLAPLLEQNVLENLKLLHRRKDVVEKVSIHRANIVDAIVSGQPEQAREMSHSHLAYIEETLLDLTKEESRRERSLRRIQQGK
- the aceE gene encoding pyruvate dehydrogenase (acetyl-transferring), homodimeric type, whose protein sequence is MSDMKHDVDALETQDWLEALESVVREEGVERAQYLLEQVLDKARLDGVDMATGINTNYINTIPAAQEPAYPGDVTLERRIRSIIRWNAIMIVLRASKKDLDLGGHMASYQSAAAFYEVCFNHFFRAPNETDGGDLVYYQGHISPGIYSRAFVEGRLTEEQLDNFRQEVDGKGIPSYPHPKLMPEFWQFPTVSMGLGPISAIYQARFLKYLDGRGLKETSAQRVYAFLGDGEMDEPESRGAISFAAREKLDNLCFLINCNLQRLDGPVMGNGSIIQELEGLFKGAGWNVVKVIWGSNWDSLLAKDTTGKLLQLMNETIDGDYQTFKSKDGAYVREHFFGKYPETAALVADMTDDEIFALKRGGHDSSKLFAAFNNAQETNGKPTVILAKTVKGYGMGDAAEGKNIAHGVKKMDMTHVQHLRDRLGLEDILSDEKIVELPYLKLEEGTPEYEYMHARRNALHGYTPKRLPKFTQEFKVPELDAFAPLLGEQKRDISTTMAYVRTLNILLKDKNIGKNIVPIICDEARTFGMEGLFRQVGIYNPHGQEYTPEDKGIVSYYKEATSGQVLQEGINELGSMASWVAAATSYSTNDLPMIPFYIYYSMFGFQRIGDMAWLAGDQQARGFLLGATAGRTTLNGEGLQHEDGHSHIQANTIPNCISYDPTFAYELAVIMQDGIRRMYGENQENVYYYLTVMNENYAMPAMPEGAEEGIRKGIYKLESHAGAKGKVQLMSSGTIMNEARKAAEILSEEYGVASDVFSVTSFNELTRDGQAVERDNMLHPEAEDKVPYITTVLGAEPAIAVTDYMKNYAEQVRAYMPTESYKVLGTDGFGRSDSRANLRRHFEVNAGYIVVAALTELAKRGDIEKSVVAQAIAKFDIDTEKTNPQYA
- the aceF gene encoding pyruvate dehydrogenase complex dihydrolipoyllysine-residue acetyltransferase, translated to MTIEINVPDIGADEVEVTEILVNVGDKVEEEQSLITVEGDKASMEVPASQAGIVKEIKISEGDSVSTGSLIMIFEAEGAAAAPAAPAVEAAAPVAAAPAAAAPSVANELKEVHVPDIGGDEVEVTEIMVAIGDAVEEEQSLLTVEGDKASMEVPAPFAGIVKEIKIASGDSVSTGSLVMVFEVAGSGAPVAAAPAASAEKEVNVPDIGGDEVEVTEIMVAVGDTVEEEQSLITVEGDKASMEVPAPFAGTVKEIKIAAGDTVSTGSLIMTFVVEGAAPVAVAVSAPAQAAAPAAASAPKAEAVAPAAGDFQENGDYAHASPVVRRLAREFGVNLSKIKGTGRKSRILKEDVQSYVKDALKRLESGAAASGKGGDGSALGLLPWPKVDFSKFGETEIKKLSKIKKISGANLHRNWVMIPHVTQWDNADITELEAFRKEQNAIEAKKDTGMKITPLVFIMKAVAKALEAFPAFNSSLSDDGESIILKKYVNVGIAVDTPNGLVVPVFKDVNKKGIYELSEELMVISKKARSGKLTAADMQGGCFTISSLGGIGGTAFTPIVNAPEVGILGVSKSEIKPVWNGKEFQPRLQLPLSLSYDHRVIDGAEGARFITFLNSALSDIRRLVL
- the lpdA gene encoding dihydrolipoyl dehydrogenase yields the protein MSKEIKAQVVVLGSGPAGYSAAFRCADLGLETVLVERYSTLGGVCLNVGCIPSKALLHVSKVIEEAKAMAEHGVVFGEPQTDINKVRIWKDKVVDQLTGGLGGMAKMRNVTVVNGFGKFTGPNSIEVVGEETTTINFDNAIIAAGSRPIKLPFIPHEDPRIWDSTDALELNEVPEKLLIMGGGIIGLEMGTVYHSLGSKVEVVEMFDQVIPAADKDIVKVFTKRIKNKFKLMLETKVTAVEAKEDGIYVSMEGKKAPAEAERYDAVLVAIGRVPNGALIDAEKAGIEVDERGFINVDKQMRTNVPHIHAIGDVVGQPMLAHKGVHEGHVAAEVISGKKHYFDPKVIPSIAYTEPEVAWVGKTEKEAKAEGLNYEVATFPWAASGRAIASDCADGMTKMIFDKDTHRVIGGAVVGTNGGELLGEIGLAIEMGCDAEDIALTIHAHPTLHESVGLAAEVFEGSITDLPNKKAVKKKK
- a CDS encoding LuxR/HapR/OpaR family quorum-sensing transcriptional regulator: MDSISKRPRTRLSPLKRKLQLMEIALEVFSRRGIGRGGHADIADIAQVSVATVFNYFPTREDLVDEVLNHVVRQFSNFLSDNIDLDIHAKENLHNIATEMVTLVAHDCHWLNVWFEWSASTRDEVWPLFVTTNRTNQMLVQNMFSKAIERGEVCDDHDPKHLANLFHGICYSLFIQAKRVETNEELSNLTDSYLNMLCIYK
- the hpt gene encoding hypoxanthine phosphoribosyltransferase, which produces MKHTVEVMISEQEVQDRVNELGKQITEHYKGSEDLVLVGLLRGSFVFMADLARAIDLTHQVDFMTASSYGNGMESSRDVRILKDLDDDIQGKDVLLVEDIIDTGNTLTKVKEILSLRGPKSIEICTLLDKPSRREVIVDTKWIGFAIPDEFVVGVGIDYAQKYRHLPYIGKVVPQE